From a region of the Paenibacillus sp. R14(2021) genome:
- a CDS encoding phage tail protein, which produces MSYIVDFKHVSTIGLESSPVVEALAGLRANEARYFMNKYEHEFTVVPASESQESLDYVNRILKEERDIAFAAKPLETSRFQVENIQFTYVFYEDGLALNVMYTVDDPKKRAVGFKLSEGMEIPAELEAKFKFARQKSKLAGTIRGSYFVIKGQY; this is translated from the coding sequence ATGTCGTATATCGTTGATTTTAAACATGTGTCTACGATTGGCCTAGAGTCTTCACCTGTAGTAGAAGCGCTTGCTGGATTGCGTGCGAATGAAGCCCGTTACTTTATGAACAAATACGAGCATGAATTTACGGTTGTTCCGGCTAGCGAAAGTCAGGAGAGCCTTGATTACGTGAACCGCATTTTGAAAGAAGAACGTGATATTGCGTTTGCGGCCAAACCGCTGGAAACGTCGCGTTTTCAAGTGGAAAATATCCAATTTACCTACGTCTTTTATGAGGACGGGCTTGCGCTCAATGTCATGTATACGGTGGATGATCCTAAGAAGCGGGCCGTTGGATTTAAGCTTTCTGAGGGGATGGAAATACCAGCGGAGTTGGAAGCGAAGTTTAAGTTTGCGAGGCAGAAATCTAAACTAGCCGGAACCATTCGGGGCTCGTATTTTGTCATTAAAGGGCAATATTAA